CCGGGAGCATTCCCAGAAGATGCGAGGTTCCCGCCACGCCGTGCAGCATGCCGACACCAAAAGCGGCGCTTGATCCGCGCGGGATTTCGTCCTTGTGAGAGTGCGCTTCACCCGAGAGTCGCGGCGCGACAAAGAGCCGGTGCAGCCCCCACAGGCCGATGCCGATGAGCACCACGCCCACCACGCGCTCTCCCCAGTGGGAGAGGGCCTCCACGTCGATCATCTCGCGAAGCGCCAGCGCCAGCAGGGCGAGGCTCCACGTCCCGGTGGTGTGCCCCAGACCCCACGCCCCGCCGGTGCGCAGCGCGCGGCGGGGCTCGCTCCCCGCCAGCGGTGCCACGGCGGCCATATGATCGGGCCCCGAGAGCACGTGGGCCGAGCCCGCGATGATTCCGGCAGCTACGGCTGTGAACATCTTTACCCCCTAACAGATTCGCGGAAGCTGATCGCCGGTGAGCAGGTCGAGCACCCGCGTGCTGCCAAAGCTCGTGCGACAGACAAGCGACGCGCCACCCTCTTTCGCGCGCTCCCCCACCGCGCCGCAGATCGACGCCGATTTCTCAAAACCGCGCAGCACTTCGAGCGCGCGCGCGGCGTCCTCGCTCGCCACGATGGCGACGAGCCGCCCTTCGTTGGCCAGATAATAGGGATCGAGGCCCAGCAGGTCGCAGACGCTCGCGACCGGATCGCTGACGGGGACCTGCGCCTCTTCGAGGCTCACCCGCACCTTCGCACTCTGTGCCAGTTCGACGAGCGCCGAGACGAGCCCGCCGCGCGTCAGATCGCGCAGGCAACGCACCTTCACGCCCGCTTCGAGGAGCGCCTCGACCACCGCATTGAGTGGCGCGCAGTCGCTCTCCACCACCGAGTCGAGTGCCAGCCCCTCGCGAGCGCAGGCGATGGCCACGCCGTGGCGCCCCAGGTCGCCGCTCACCAGCACCGTGTCCCCGGGCGCGATGTTTGCCGGCGAGAGATCGCGCCCCTCGGGAACGAGGCCCACGCCCGCGGTGTTCACGAAGAGCTCGTCACCCTTGCCGCGCTCGACAACCTTGGTGTCGCCGGTAACGAGCTGCACACCCGCGGCATCGGCGGCGCGCTTCATGGATTCCAGCACCGCGCGAAGGCGCTCGACGGCGAGCCCTTCTTCGACAATGAGTCCGACGCTCAGCGCCAGGGGTCGCGCGCCCGCCATGGCCAGATCATTCACCGTTCCATTCACGGCGAGCGAGCCGATGTCACCGCCGGGAAAGAAGAGCGGACGCACGACGTAGGAATCGGTCGTCATGGCCAGCCG
This is a stretch of genomic DNA from Chrysiogenia bacterium. It encodes these proteins:
- a CDS encoding High-affinity nickel transporter codes for the protein MFTAVAAGIIAGSAHVLSGPDHMAAVAPLAGSEPRRALRTGGAWGLGHTTGTWSLALLALALREMIDVEALSHWGERVVGVVLIGIGLWGLHRLFVAPRLSGEAHSHKDEIPRGSSAAFGVGMLHGVAGTSHLLGMLPALAFESGAAALAYVIAYGLSGIAAMMGFSWGIGAALSRVPASRARIRTGLRGALS
- the hypE gene encoding hydrogenase expression/formation protein HypE yields the protein MSKSFGVVCPAPVSEGERITLAHGGGGRLMRRLIEEVIGPVLGVSAKHLSMDSAVLDVPPGHRLAMTTDSYVVRPLFFPGGDIGSLAVNGTVNDLAMAGARPLALSVGLIVEEGLAVERLRAVLESMKRAADAAGVQLVTGDTKVVERGKGDELFVNTAGVGLVPEGRDLSPANIAPGDTVLVSGDLGRHGVAIACAREGLALDSVVESDCAPLNAVVEALLEAGVKVRCLRDLTRGGLVSALVELAQSAKVRVSLEEAQVPVSDPVASVCDLLGLDPYYLANEGRLVAIVASEDAARALEVLRGFEKSASICGAVGERAKEGGASLVCRTSFGSTRVLDLLTGDQLPRIC